From a single Halobellus ruber genomic region:
- a CDS encoding 30S ribosomal protein S13, whose product MSAEEPQDAADEEDDDLRYFVRIGTTDLDGTKSVERSLREMKGIGKRTARIVTDAAGVDRQATFGLLEDDEIDAVVDAVENLEDYIPEWMANRRNDFFSGETSHKTGSDLEEKRRHDINRMKMIDSYKGVRHKRGQKVRGQRTKSTGRTEGTIGVNVEAIKEEAAEEAADEDE is encoded by the coding sequence ATGAGTGCAGAAGAACCACAGGACGCCGCCGACGAGGAGGACGATGACCTCCGATACTTCGTCAGGATCGGGACCACCGATCTGGACGGGACGAAGAGCGTCGAGCGGAGTCTCAGAGAGATGAAGGGAATCGGCAAGCGCACGGCGCGCATCGTCACCGACGCCGCCGGCGTCGATCGACAAGCGACGTTCGGTCTGCTCGAGGACGACGAGATCGACGCGGTCGTCGACGCCGTCGAGAACCTCGAAGACTACATCCCCGAGTGGATGGCAAACCGGCGGAACGACTTCTTCTCCGGCGAGACCAGCCACAAGACCGGGTCCGACCTCGAGGAGAAACGACGCCACGACATCAACCGGATGAAGATGATCGACTCCTACAAGGGCGTGCGTCACAAGCGCGGCCAGAAGGTCCGCGGCCAGCGGACGAAGTCCACCGGCCGGACCGAGGGGACGATCGGCGTCAACGTCGAGGCGATCAAGGAGGAGGCGGCCGAGGAGGCCGCAGACGAGGACGAATAA
- the moaA gene encoding GTP 3',8-cyclase MoaA, with translation MLEDDFGREVSGVRVSLTDRCNFDCVYCHNEGLGDTRGPMDPQDDEMTADEVVRFLEVVSEFGVRKVKFTGGEPMLRGDLAEIIRRVPDGMEASMTTNGTFLPGRAEDLKEAGLERVNVSQDAIDPDAFAEITKSGAYEKVIEGVEAALEAGLEPVKLNMVVFEHTAGYVEGMVDHVAENPGLQLQLIEYMPELTGKPEWNIDIGRVHDWLEGKADRVETREMHNRRRYYVGGDPADDGSDPGMVEIVDPVENPNFCANCHRVRVTHEGYLKGCLNRNDDLRSMGEMTREEIRETFRETVANRVPYYGEYMIQEDGEWVVNDKYIDAPVATSD, from the coding sequence ATGCTCGAAGACGATTTCGGTCGCGAAGTGTCCGGGGTCCGGGTCTCGCTGACGGACCGCTGTAACTTCGACTGCGTCTACTGCCACAACGAGGGGCTCGGCGACACCCGTGGTCCGATGGACCCGCAGGACGACGAGATGACCGCCGACGAGGTGGTCCGGTTTCTGGAGGTCGTCTCCGAGTTCGGGGTGCGGAAGGTGAAGTTCACCGGCGGGGAGCCGATGCTCAGAGGCGACTTAGCGGAGATCATCCGGCGCGTGCCCGACGGGATGGAGGCGTCGATGACGACGAACGGGACCTTCCTCCCCGGCCGCGCCGAGGACCTGAAGGAGGCCGGACTCGAACGGGTGAACGTCTCCCAGGACGCGATCGATCCCGACGCGTTCGCGGAGATCACCAAGTCCGGCGCCTACGAGAAGGTCATCGAGGGCGTCGAGGCCGCCCTGGAGGCGGGACTCGAACCGGTGAAGCTGAACATGGTCGTCTTCGAGCACACTGCGGGCTACGTCGAGGGGATGGTCGATCACGTCGCCGAGAACCCCGGGCTCCAACTCCAGCTCATCGAGTATATGCCCGAGTTGACGGGAAAGCCCGAGTGGAACATCGACATCGGCCGGGTCCACGACTGGCTCGAGGGGAAGGCCGACCGGGTGGAGACCCGCGAGATGCACAATCGCCGGCGGTACTACGTCGGCGGCGACCCCGCCGACGACGGCTCCGACCCCGGGATGGTCGAGATCGTCGATCCCGTCGAGAACCCCAACTTCTGTGCGAACTGCCACCGCGTGCGAGTCACCCACGAGGGGTACCTGAAGGGCTGTCTCAACCGCAACGACGACCTGCGGTCGATGGGCGAGATGACCCGCGAGGAGATCCGCGAGACGTTCAGGGAGACCGTCGCGAACCGCGTGCCGTACTACGGCGAGTATATGATCCAGGAGGACGGCGAGTGGGTCGTCAACGACAAGTACATCGACGCGCCGGTCGCGACGTCCGACTGA
- a CDS encoding thioredoxin family protein codes for MQTDIPSESAPDRPVELDSEADLDRFVDAHDRVLVDFYTEGCSLCAGLEPVLGNVARAHGDLAVATINPRDDPASIERFGITSVPTLVHFRDGAVVGRLAEGFQGGDAIDAFLAETGTGGSE; via the coding sequence ATGCAGACCGACATCCCATCCGAATCGGCGCCCGATCGCCCGGTCGAACTCGACTCCGAAGCCGACCTCGACCGCTTCGTCGACGCTCACGACCGGGTGCTCGTCGACTTCTACACGGAGGGGTGTTCGCTGTGTGCCGGACTCGAACCGGTCCTCGGCAACGTCGCCCGCGCACACGGGGACCTCGCGGTGGCGACGATCAACCCGCGGGACGATCCGGCGTCGATCGAGCGGTTCGGAATCACCAGTGTGCCGACGCTCGTACACTTCCGAGACGGCGCCGTCGTCGGACGGCTTGCCGAGGGGTTCCAGGGCGGCGACGCGATCGACGCGTTCCTGGCGGAAACGGGAACTGGGGGGAGTGAATAG
- a CDS encoding 30S ribosomal protein S4 — translation MATGNNTKRYETPNHPYQGERIAQEGDLLGRYGLKNKEELWRAQSELRNYRREARRLIGEAQGDLEAAEAAGEEFLARLRRYGILSEGDDISRVLGLDVTDILERRLQTVVYRAGLASTPEQARQFVVHGHVTVDGARVTRPSKMVEVAEEDAIEFDDTSPLADELHPERAEGQE, via the coding sequence ATGGCGACCGGAAACAACACAAAGCGGTACGAGACGCCGAACCACCCGTATCAGGGCGAGCGGATCGCCCAGGAGGGAGACCTGCTCGGCCGCTACGGACTGAAGAACAAAGAGGAGCTGTGGCGCGCACAGTCGGAGCTCCGGAACTACCGGCGGGAGGCCCGACGCCTCATCGGCGAGGCACAGGGCGACCTGGAGGCCGCGGAGGCGGCCGGCGAGGAGTTCCTCGCCCGGCTCCGCCGCTACGGCATCCTCTCGGAGGGCGACGACATCAGTCGCGTCCTCGGGCTCGACGTCACCGACATCCTGGAGCGTCGGCTCCAGACCGTCGTCTACCGCGCCGGCCTGGCGAGTACGCCGGAGCAGGCGCGGCAGTTCGTCGTCCACGGCCACGTCACCGTCGACGGCGCCCGCGTCACGCGGCCGTCGAAGATGGTCGAGGTCGCGGAGGAAGACGCGATCGAGTTCGACGACACCAGCCCGCTCGCGGACGAGCTTCATCCCGAGCGCGCGGAGGGACAAGAGTAA